Proteins encoded by one window of Verrucomicrobiota bacterium:
- a CDS encoding TrkA family potassium uptake protein translates to MAKTQGQSTYLIIGAGKFGQGVARALAERGARVIAVDRHPEALAQLCTVASNTLQFDATDEAALTEAARGTDVAIVSIGEDVESSLLIVAALKEAGVPTVVAKALTDTHGKLLARVGADRIVFPERDMGRKLAASLVSPMIFDQVEVTPGYAILEVTASGALCGKSLAQSDIRAQYGVTIIAIKPGGGARREAVVAPPADTVIAEGDILVVIGTDADIERFRRVTA, encoded by the coding sequence ATGGCGAAGACGCAAGGACAGAGCACGTATCTCATCATCGGAGCCGGCAAGTTCGGCCAGGGCGTGGCTCGCGCGCTCGCCGAGCGCGGTGCGCGCGTGATCGCCGTCGATCGCCATCCCGAGGCGCTCGCCCAACTGTGCACCGTCGCCTCGAACACCCTCCAGTTCGACGCGACCGACGAGGCGGCGCTCACCGAGGCCGCGCGCGGCACGGACGTGGCCATCGTGAGCATCGGCGAAGATGTCGAATCGAGCCTCCTCATCGTCGCCGCGCTCAAGGAGGCAGGGGTGCCTACCGTCGTGGCCAAGGCACTCACCGACACCCATGGCAAGCTGCTCGCGCGCGTGGGAGCCGACCGCATCGTGTTCCCCGAACGGGACATGGGCCGCAAGCTGGCCGCCTCACTCGTCTCGCCGATGATCTTCGATCAGGTCGAGGTCACCCCCGGCTACGCGATCCTCGAGGTGACCGCCTCCGGCGCCTTGTGTGGCAAGAGCCTCGCCCAATCCGACATCCGCGCCCAGTACGGCGTCACCATCATTGCCATCAAGCCCGGCGGTGGTGCCCGCCGCGAAGCCGTCGTCGCACCGCCGGCCGACACGGTCATCGCCGAGGGCGACATTCTCGTCGTCATCGGGACCGACGCCGACATCGAGCGCTTCCGCCGTGTGACCGCCTGA